A genomic window from Triticum urartu cultivar G1812 chromosome 7, Tu2.1, whole genome shotgun sequence includes:
- the LOC125519210 gene encoding kinesin-like protein KIN-5C, whose protein sequence is MSRVDKEKSVNVQVLLRCRPFSDDELRSNAPQVVTCNDYQREVAVTQTIAGKQIDRVFTFDKVFGPTARQRDLYDQAIIPIVNEVLEGFNCTIFAYGQTGTGKTYTMEGECRRAKSGPEGQLPSDAGVIPRAVKQIFDTLERQNTEYSVKVTFLELYNEEITDLLAPEEISKVALEERQKKPLPLMEDGKGGVLVRGLEEEIVTNCSEIFSLLERGSAKRRTAETLLNKQSSRSHSLFSITIHIKEATPEGEELIKCGKLNLVDLAGSENICRSGAREGRAREAGEINKSLLTLGRVITALVEHLGHVPYRDSKLTRLLRDSLGGRTKTCIIATVSPSVHCLEETLSTLDYAHRAKSIKNRPEVNQKMMKSTLIKDLYGEIDRLKAEVYAAREKVGVYIPKDRYQLEENERKAMADQIEQMTASLETNQKQINDLQEKYDSELQHSADLSKKLKATEKCLDHTSNLLSTTKEDLKQAHYNLKEKEFIISEQKKAENALAHQACVLRSELEKSSCDNASLHSKIARGDKLSAANRSVVNSFQADLASKLDILSSTLTASIDQQNKHLKAVEDLCQSCVDSHDTATLEIKKKILASKSLYMSHMEAFQNIVLLHKANTNSTLEDVSSLSAASCCSLDQLLACVEGEALKIFTDIQSLLADHRSELAHFTKELRDSFCISLDRTKDMSSFILGLFEKYMEETSKLQDHSNHTHEAQVKSLEEFQKAYEEQSKSEEQRLLADITSLVSKHIVRQRELVDVRLNSLGDAARGNKTFLDEHTSAMEGVTKDAKRKWEMFAEQAENDCKVGSSFSSAKHCRMETIMQECACTVDSAAQQWKKSHAAVNDLCTKQVAEVEVLVRAAIENNEQHEAEIASSRALAEEQASNSSKEILQDIDNLLEEARNSASRVVSTVEAHSVEIQHLQENHSGQTSGVNTHAERAFQSSYRDYEPTGETPMRSEPEVPSKGTIESLRAMPIESLMDEFRENHPYESSKEPKPSLIPRSPLATLN, encoded by the exons atgtcgcGGGTGGACAAGGAGAAGTCGGTGAACGTCCAGGTCCTCCTCCGCTGCAG GCCGTTCAGCGACGACGAGCTCCGGAGCAACGCGCCGCAGGTGGTCACCTGCAACGACTACCAGCGGGAGGTCGCCGTCACGCAGACCATCGCCGGGAAGCAGATCGACAGGGTCTTCACGTTCGACAAG GTTTTTGGCCCAACAGCTAGGCAGAGAGACTTGTATGATCAAGCCATCATTCCTATCGTGAACGAGGTGCTGGAAGGGTTTAATTGCACCATCTTTGCTTATGGCCAGACGGGCACGGGGAAGACTTATACCATGGAAGGAGAATGCCGGAGAGCTAAG AGTGGACCGGAGGGACAGTTACCTTCAGATGCTGGGGTCATACCTAGGGCCGTCAAGCAGATATTTGATACATTGGAGAGGCAGAATACTGAGTACAGTGTGAAGGTCACATTTTTGGAACTGTACAATGAGGAAATAACAGATCTTCTTGCACCAGAGGAGATATCTAAGGTTGCTCTGGAAGAACGGCAGAAAAAGCCATTGCCACTCATGGAGGACGGGAAAGGTGGGGTGCTTGTGAGAGGTTTGGAGGAAGAAATAGTCACTAATTGTAGCGAAATATTCTCTCTTTTGGAAAGAGGATCTGCGAAGCGCCGCACAGCAGAGACTCTTTTGAACAAGCAATCAAG TCGTTCGCACTCGCTTTTCTCAATTACAATTCACATAAAAGAGGCAACCCCTGAAGGAGAAGAACTGATAAAATGTGGGAAGTTAAATCTGGTTGATCTGGCTGGGTCCGAGAACATCTGTCGTTCTGGAGCTAGGGAG GGCCGAGCAAGAGAGGCTGGTGAAATAAACAAAAGTTTGCTTACTTTAGGCCGTGTTATCACGGCATTGGTTGAGCACCTTGGACATGTTCCTTACAG AGACAGTAAGCTCACAAGGTTGCTTCGTGATTCACTTGGAGGGAGAACAAAAACTTGCATTATTGCTACTGTTTCGCCTTCTGTACACTGTCTTGAGGAGACATTAAGCACATTGGATTATGCACACCGGGCAAAGAGCATAAAAAACAGGCCCGAG GTTAACCAAAAAATGATGAAATCAACGTTAATCAAGGATCTCTATGGAGAAATCGACCGACTGAAAGCAG AGGTCTATGCTGCACGTGAAAAGGTTGGGGTGTACATTCCAAAAGATAGATACCAGCTGGAGGAGAACGAGAGGAAG GCCATGGCTGATCAAATTGAGCAAATGACTGCCTCTTTAGAAACAAATCAGAAG CAAATCAATGACCTGCAAGAAAAGTACGATTCTGAGCTCCAACATTCTGCTGATTTGAGCAAAAAGCTCAAAGCCACAGAG AAATGTCTGGACCATACAAGCAACCTACTCTCAACAACAAAAGAGGATTTGAAACAGGCCCATTATAATCTCAAGGAGAAAGAATTCATTATATCTGAGCAGAAAAAAGCAG AAAATGCTCTAGCACATCAAGCCTGTGTTCTGAGATCAGAACTTGAAAAATCTAGCTGTGATAATGCTTCACTGCATTCAAAAATAGCCAGAGGAGATAAACTAAGTGCTGCAAATAGGTCGGTGGTGAACTCATTCCAAGCTGACCTTGCTTCAAAGTTGGATATTCTCTCCAGTACCCTCACTGCATCTATAGATCAACAAAACAAACACCTAAAGGCTGTGGAAGACCTATGCCAATCTTGCGTTGATTCCCATGACACG GCTACATTGGAGATAAAGAAGAAGATCTTAGCTTCGAAGTCGTTATATATGTCGCACATGGAAGCTTTTCAAAATATTGTGCTCCTACATAAAGCAAACACAAATTCTACATTGGAGGATGTATCATCTCTGTCTGCAGCAAGCTGTTGCAGTCTTGACCAG CTTCTAGCATGTGTTGAGGGAGAGGCACTGAAGATATTTACTGATATTCAGAGTTTGTTAGCCGACCATCGAAGCGAACTGGCACACTTCACTAAGGAATTGCGTGAT AGTTTCTGCATTAGCTTGGATAGGACGAAGGATATGTCCAGCTTCATTCTTGGGCTCTTTGAAAAGTACATGGAGGAAACATCCAAGTTGCAGGACCACTCGAACCACACTCATGAAGCACAGGTCAAAAGCCTTGAAGAGTTTCAAAAGGCTTATGAG GAACAATCAAAGTCCGAGgaacagaggcttctggcggatATCACCAGTTTGGTGTCCAAACACATTGTTCGACAAAGAGAGCTG GTGGATGTTAGATTAAACTCTCTTGGCGATGCTGCTCGTGGTAACAAGACATTTCTGGATGAGCATACGTCTGCTATGGAGGGTGTCACAAAGGATGCCAAGAGAAAGTGGGAAATGTTTGCAGAGCAAGCAGAGAATGACTGCAAAGTTGGCTCCAGCTTCTCTTCAGCTAAGCATTGCCGCATGGAAACAATTATGCAGGAGTG TGCATGCACTGTCGACTCTGCTGCACAACAATGGAAAAAATCCCATGCTGCAGTTAATGATTTGTGCACAAAACAAGTGGCTGAAGTTGAAGTACTTGTCAG GGCTGCAATCGAAAACAACGAGCAGCATGAAGCAGAGATTGCATCATCTCGCGCCTTGGCTGAAGAGCAAGCATCCAACAGTAGCAAAGAAATACTCCAGGATATCGACA ATCTACTGGAAGAGGCACGTAATTCTGCATCAAGAGTTGTGTCGACAGTGGAAGCACATTCGGTAGAGATACAGCATTTGCAGGAGAACCACTCTGGGCAGACTTCAGGCGTAAACACACATGCCGAGAGGGCTTTCCAAAGCAGCTACAGG GACTATGAGCCGACTGGCGAAACTCCGATGAGGTCTGAGCCGGAAGTCCCGAGCAAAGGCACTATCGAGTCATTGCGAGCGATGCCAATTGAGTCCCTGATGGATGAGTTCCGCGAGAACCATCCCTATGAATCGAGCAAGGAGCCCAAGCCGTCGCTCATCCCTCGCTCGCCACTCGCGACACTCAACTGA
- the LOC125519211 gene encoding uncharacterized protein LOC125519211 codes for MEMEGNQIQTSPMGSAPSRSSPRQWSWGSALAGAVTTAAAAGVLVCRPRDPSFELISMNLSSFHFRPPAALDIGLTLTVHATNPNVVPVRYGASNVSILYGGTLLGTARLDAGQQPATSCRLLHLPARLDAMELAHHAGAILADTARRHMELDAVVEIAGEATVLLWSRRFSVRIDSHIIVDPVFLEVVEQDNRSEMQLYLT; via the coding sequence ATGGAGATGGAAGGAAACCAAATCCAGACCTCACCCATGGGGTCCGCGCCGTCGAGGTCGTCCCCCCGGCAGTGGAGCTGGGGCTCGGCCCTCGCCGGCGCCGTcaccacggcggcggcggcgggcgtgcTGGTCTGCAGGCCGAGGGACCCGAGCTTCGAGCTCATCTCCATGAACCTGTCCTCCTTCCACTTCCGGCCGCCGGCGGCGCTGGACATCGGCCTCACCCTCACCGTCCACGCCACCAACCCCAACGTGGTGCCCGTGCGCTACGGCGCCTCCAACGTCTCCATCCTCTACGGGGGCACGCTCCTGGGCACCGCGCGCCTCGACGCCGGCCAGCAGCCCGCCACATCGTGCCGCCTGCTCCACCTCCCGGCCCGGCTCGACGCCATGGAGCTCGCCCACCACGCCGGCGCCATCCTCGCCGACACCGCGCGCCGGCACATGGAGCTGGACGCCGTCGTGGAGATCGCGGGCGAGGCCACCGTGCTGCTCTGGTCGCGCCGCTTCTCCGTCCGCATCGACAGCCACATCATCGTCGACCCCGTCTTCCTCGAGGTCGTCGAGCAGGACAACCGCTCAGAGATGCAGCTCTACCTAACCTGA